Proteins co-encoded in one Chlorogloeopsis sp. ULAP01 genomic window:
- the rlmD gene encoding 23S rRNA (uracil(1939)-C(5))-methyltransferase RlmD, protein MTDTLWKQGELIEVNITDLSDTGDGVGRSQERVVFVPDTVPGDRAIVRLVYVKATFAHGKLKQLLKSSPHRIRPSCIVADKCGGCQWQHIDYEYQLVAKRNQVIQALERIGGLAQPPVNPVLAPLSALGYRNKATYPVGLSAAGNVQAGYYQKGSHQLINLNQCPVQDVRLNPLLAQVKQDIQKRGWQVYEEHSHTGVVRHIGLRIGRRPGEILLTLVVKDWNLPGIKNQAQEWLKRYPDLVGVCLNRNSQRTNSIFGSETRCVAGVPYLREKFAGLEFQVRPDTFFQVYTETAEALLQVIQSQLNLQGHEVLLDAYCGIGTLTLPLAKQVRQAIGLEIQPEAVEQAILNAHSNQINNVSFITGEVEKILPQLQIKPDIVLLDPPRKGCDRQVIETLLSNQPQRIVYVSCKATTLARDLKLLCKHGVYTVKLVQPADFFPQTAHVEAAAFLVLSHIDEGTDTFTKTQNLNL, encoded by the coding sequence ATGACAGACACACTTTGGAAACAAGGCGAATTAATAGAAGTTAACATTACTGATTTAAGTGATACAGGCGATGGTGTAGGACGATCGCAGGAGCGGGTGGTGTTCGTGCCGGATACTGTGCCTGGCGATCGCGCTATTGTCCGCTTGGTATACGTCAAAGCCACATTTGCCCACGGTAAGCTTAAACAATTGTTAAAATCTTCTCCTCACCGAATTCGCCCAAGTTGTATTGTGGCCGATAAATGCGGTGGATGCCAGTGGCAGCATATCGATTATGAATATCAGCTAGTAGCCAAACGCAATCAAGTTATTCAAGCTTTAGAACGTATTGGCGGTTTGGCACAACCACCAGTAAATCCGGTTTTAGCTCCTTTGAGTGCTTTGGGCTACCGTAATAAAGCCACCTATCCTGTTGGTTTATCGGCAGCTGGAAATGTCCAAGCTGGTTACTACCAAAAAGGTAGTCATCAATTAATCAATTTAAATCAATGCCCTGTCCAAGATGTGCGATTAAATCCTTTGTTGGCTCAAGTCAAACAAGATATTCAAAAGCGGGGTTGGCAAGTCTATGAGGAACACAGTCACACTGGGGTAGTACGCCACATTGGATTACGCATCGGTCGCCGCCCTGGAGAAATCCTGCTAACTTTAGTGGTGAAAGATTGGAATTTACCAGGCATCAAAAATCAAGCACAAGAATGGCTTAAGCGTTATCCGGATTTAGTGGGAGTTTGTTTAAACCGGAACTCTCAACGCACAAATTCCATCTTTGGATCTGAAACTCGCTGTGTTGCTGGTGTTCCTTACCTGCGAGAAAAATTTGCTGGGCTAGAGTTTCAAGTACGACCAGACACATTTTTTCAAGTGTATACAGAGACTGCGGAAGCATTGTTACAGGTCATTCAATCACAGTTGAATCTCCAAGGGCATGAAGTCTTACTTGATGCCTACTGTGGCATTGGCACATTGACTTTGCCTTTGGCAAAACAAGTGCGCCAGGCGATCGGTTTGGAAATACAACCAGAGGCAGTGGAACAGGCGATTTTAAATGCACACTCTAACCAAATAAATAATGTGTCTTTTATTACAGGAGAAGTAGAAAAAATACTGCCGCAATTGCAAATAAAACCGGATATTGTTTTGCTAGATCCACCACGTAAAGGATGCGATCGCCAAGTTATAGAAACTTTGTTGTCCAATCAACCCCAGCGAATTGTTTATGTCAGTTGTAAAGCCACAACCCTTGCCCGTGACCTCAAATTACTTTGTAAGCATGGAGTTTATACCGTTAAACTTGTCCAGCCAGCTGATTTCTTTCCTCAAACCGCCCATGTGGAAGCAGCAGCATTTCTTGTGCTATCACATATAGATGAAGGTACTGATACCTTTACAAAAACTCAAAATTTAAATTTGTAG
- the purL gene encoding phosphoribosylformylglycinamidine synthase subunit PurL yields MTTTSEVPFSPEEIASEGIKPEEYQEIVRRLGRHPNKAELGMFGVMWSEHCCYKNSRPLLKQFPTTGDRILVGPGENAGVVDLGDGLRLAFKIESHNHPSAVEPFQGAATGVGGILRDIFTMGARPIAILNSLRFGSLKDAKTQRLFSGVVAGISHYGNCVGVPTIGGEVYFDPAYSGNPLVNVMALGLMETSEIVKSGASGIGNPVLYVGSTTGRDGMGGASFASAELSNASLDDRPAVQVGDPFLEKSLIEACLEAFKTGVVVAAQDMGAAGITCSTSEMAAKGGVGIEFDLDKVPVREFGMVPYEYLLSESQERMLFVAQKGREQELIDIFHRWGLHAVVAGTVIAEPVVRILFRGKVAAEIPATALAENTPLYEREVLAEPPEYVRQAWEWTPNSLPACTMAGINIQGRQYNWNDILLTLLDTPTIASKRWVYRQYDHQVQNNTVMLPGGADAAVIRLRPLKKEDTGTQGHGDTGNMFDNFSASHPLRVCASSYKCGVAATVDCNPRYVYLDPYEGAKAVVAEAARNLSCVGAEPLAVTDNLNFGSPEKPIGYWQLAEACRGLAEGCREMATPVTGGNVSLYNETLDSQGLPQPIYPTPVVGMVGLIPDLSKICGQAWQAEGDVIYLLGGLSSDSTLGGSEYLATIHNTIAGKPPRVDFELERRVQKVCREGIRQDWIRSAHDCAEGGLVTAIAESCITSKLGAVVNLDLAENNSRRLDEVLFGEGGARIVVSVTPEQQDIWESYLRENLAQEWQKLGKVGNSEMGLRVLSSDKQTLINVRIEVMSDRYFNAIEKRLAMSTATP; encoded by the coding sequence ATGACCACCACCTCCGAAGTTCCCTTCTCTCCCGAAGAAATTGCATCTGAAGGTATTAAGCCTGAAGAATATCAAGAAATTGTGCGGCGGTTAGGACGTCATCCAAACAAAGCTGAATTGGGAATGTTTGGAGTCATGTGGTCAGAACATTGCTGTTACAAAAATTCTCGGCCTTTATTAAAACAATTTCCCACTACAGGCGATCGCATTCTAGTTGGACCCGGTGAAAATGCTGGTGTTGTAGACTTAGGTGATGGATTGCGGCTGGCGTTTAAAATAGAATCTCACAATCACCCTTCTGCTGTAGAACCTTTCCAAGGAGCTGCGACAGGCGTAGGAGGGATTCTCCGTGATATCTTTACAATGGGTGCGCGTCCCATTGCCATATTAAACTCCCTCCGCTTCGGTTCTTTAAAAGATGCAAAAACCCAAAGGCTTTTTAGTGGTGTGGTAGCAGGTATCAGCCACTATGGTAACTGTGTTGGTGTACCTACCATTGGCGGTGAAGTATACTTTGACCCCGCTTATTCCGGCAATCCTCTGGTGAACGTTATGGCATTAGGATTGATGGAAACTTCAGAAATCGTTAAATCTGGAGCTTCTGGGATCGGAAATCCCGTGCTTTATGTCGGTTCCACCACGGGGCGCGATGGCATGGGAGGTGCGAGCTTTGCCAGTGCTGAACTTAGTAACGCATCATTAGACGATCGCCCGGCAGTACAAGTAGGCGATCCCTTTTTAGAAAAGTCACTAATTGAAGCTTGCTTGGAAGCTTTTAAAACAGGTGTAGTTGTTGCTGCGCAGGATATGGGTGCAGCTGGCATTACCTGTTCTACCTCAGAAATGGCAGCCAAAGGTGGCGTGGGAATTGAATTCGATTTAGATAAAGTTCCTGTCAGAGAATTTGGGATGGTTCCCTATGAATACTTGCTTTCCGAGTCCCAAGAAAGAATGCTATTTGTTGCCCAAAAGGGGCGCGAACAAGAATTAATTGATATCTTTCACCGTTGGGGACTGCATGCGGTTGTTGCCGGTACTGTAATTGCCGAACCAGTAGTGCGGATTCTATTTCGAGGCAAAGTTGCAGCAGAAATCCCTGCTACGGCTTTGGCAGAAAATACTCCTTTGTATGAGCGAGAAGTTTTGGCAGAACCACCAGAATATGTACGTCAAGCTTGGGAATGGACACCTAATTCTCTCCCTGCCTGCACAATGGCTGGGATTAATATTCAGGGACGCCAGTATAATTGGAATGATATTCTACTAACTTTGCTAGATACTCCGACGATCGCCTCCAAACGTTGGGTTTATCGCCAGTACGATCATCAAGTACAGAACAACACCGTGATGTTACCTGGTGGCGCAGATGCTGCCGTGATTAGGTTGCGTCCCCTTAAAAAAGAGGACACGGGGACACAGGGACACGGTGACACGGGGAATATGTTTGATAATTTCTCCGCGTCTCACCCTCTCCGCGTCTGTGCGTCTTCTTACAAATGCGGTGTAGCAGCAACTGTAGACTGCAATCCTCGCTACGTTTATCTCGATCCTTATGAGGGGGCGAAAGCAGTAGTAGCAGAAGCAGCACGTAATCTTAGTTGTGTCGGTGCGGAACCATTGGCAGTCACTGATAACCTTAATTTTGGTAGCCCAGAGAAACCAATTGGTTACTGGCAATTAGCTGAAGCTTGTCGCGGATTGGCGGAAGGGTGTCGAGAAATGGCAACCCCAGTTACAGGCGGTAATGTTTCTCTGTACAACGAAACTCTTGATTCTCAAGGGCTACCCCAACCTATTTATCCAACTCCTGTTGTCGGAATGGTGGGTTTGATTCCCGATTTGAGCAAAATTTGCGGTCAAGCTTGGCAAGCAGAAGGCGATGTAATTTATTTATTGGGTGGATTATCTTCTGATTCCACTTTAGGTGGTTCAGAGTATTTAGCGACTATTCACAATACTATTGCTGGAAAACCACCACGGGTAGATTTTGAATTGGAACGGCGGGTGCAAAAAGTTTGTCGTGAGGGAATTCGTCAAGATTGGATACGTTCAGCTCATGATTGTGCTGAGGGTGGTTTGGTAACTGCCATTGCTGAAAGTTGTATAACTAGCAAACTTGGTGCAGTAGTTAACTTAGATTTAGCTGAAAATAATTCCCGACGACTAGATGAAGTGCTGTTTGGTGAAGGTGGTGCGCGAATAGTAGTTTCCGTAACGCCAGAACAACAAGATATTTGGGAATCTTACTTACGAGAAAATCTTGCTCAAGAGTGGCAAAAACTGGGTAAAGTTGGGAATTCCGAAATGGGTTTGCGGGTTTTATCCTCTGATAAGCAAACTTTAATAAACGTTAGGATTGAGGTGATGAGCGATCGCTACTTCAATGCGATTGAAAAACGTTTAGCCATGTCTACTGCGACTCCTTAA
- a CDS encoding anti-sigma regulatory factor, whose translation MITISLRPIGRNWGTISFASTLYLCPILDLLLAEIPVKMQAELRLGLQEALVNAAKHGNNLDPSKKVVVRFSLIDNQYWWVISDQGKGFTPLCNCDTDPSQFLPSDEAESGRGLSILHQIFDQVEWNKRGTELRLCKLLDQHRLRIPLLRN comes from the coding sequence GTGATTACCATTTCACTTCGTCCAATCGGACGTAATTGGGGTACAATTAGCTTTGCCTCAACGCTATATCTCTGTCCAATACTAGATTTACTCTTGGCAGAAATTCCAGTCAAAATGCAAGCGGAATTGCGGCTAGGACTCCAAGAAGCCTTAGTTAATGCAGCCAAACATGGCAACAACCTTGACCCCAGTAAAAAGGTCGTAGTACGTTTTTCCTTAATAGATAATCAGTATTGGTGGGTTATCTCAGATCAAGGCAAGGGTTTTACTCCGCTATGCAATTGCGATACTGACCCATCACAATTCTTGCCTTCGGATGAGGCAGAGAGTGGTCGTGGTTTATCGATTTTACATCAAATTTTTGACCAAGTAGAGTGGAACAAAAGGGGTACAGAGTTAAGACTTTGCAAATTATTAGATCAGCATCGACTTCGGATACCGCTATTACGCAATTAG
- a CDS encoding DUF6439 family protein, whose amino-acid sequence MSQFTQQPQNSQLNDHTTLELAQALMEKLSISPNDWHRLKSNRKARASEQLAAALVFLLKDQQQEALTRLEVATGWLDRSITAPPCPTHGHNKDS is encoded by the coding sequence ATGTCTCAATTTACACAGCAGCCTCAAAACAGTCAACTGAATGACCACACGACCTTGGAGCTTGCCCAAGCTTTGATGGAGAAACTGAGCATCTCCCCTAACGATTGGCACCGCCTCAAATCTAATCGCAAAGCTCGCGCTAGCGAACAACTAGCAGCAGCTCTTGTCTTCCTTCTTAAGGATCAACAACAAGAAGCTCTCACAAGATTAGAAGTGGCAACGGGATGGTTAGATCGCTCTATTACTGCACCACCTTGCCCAACTCACGGACATAACAAAGATAGTTAA
- the asnS gene encoding asparagine--tRNA ligase, with the protein MVARRIAEILRNGQPDESIKIQGWVRTKRELKDFAFIEVNDGSCLANLQVVINAELPDYEGILKKLNTGTSVEVAGVLVASPAKGQRIELKADSLEVYGEADPETYPLQKKRHSFEFLRTIGHLRSRTNSFGAVFRVRNACATAIHQFFQERGFLWVHTPIITASDCEGAGELFNVTSLDLKNVPRTENQTVDYSKDFFGRPTYLTVSGQLEAEIMAMAFTNVYTFGPTFRAENSNTSRHLAEFWMIEPEMAFCDLHGDMDLAEEFLKHIFKYVMEKCPEDMEFFNQRIDNTVVATADNIINNQFERITYTEAIKLLEKADVKFEYPVSWGLDLQSEHERYLCEQMFKKPVIVTDYPTQIKAFYMRLNDDEKTVAAMDILAPKIGEIIGGSQREERLEVLEKRIQAQGMKPEDLWWYLDLRRYGTVPHAGFGLGFERLVQFMTGMGNIRDVIPFPRTPENAEF; encoded by the coding sequence ATGGTAGCTCGAAGGATTGCAGAAATCTTAAGAAATGGTCAGCCTGATGAATCAATTAAGATTCAAGGCTGGGTTCGGACAAAGCGTGAATTAAAAGATTTTGCTTTTATTGAAGTAAATGACGGCTCTTGTTTGGCTAATTTGCAGGTAGTAATCAATGCAGAATTGCCAGACTACGAAGGTATCCTCAAAAAATTAAATACGGGTACCTCTGTAGAAGTAGCGGGGGTGTTGGTAGCTTCTCCAGCGAAAGGACAACGCATTGAGTTGAAAGCAGATAGCTTAGAAGTCTACGGAGAAGCTGATCCCGAAACCTATCCTTTGCAGAAAAAACGTCATTCTTTTGAGTTTCTGCGCACTATTGGACATTTGCGATCGCGCACCAATTCTTTTGGCGCAGTTTTCCGCGTCCGTAATGCTTGTGCTACTGCTATTCACCAATTTTTCCAAGAACGTGGTTTTTTATGGGTGCATACTCCCATCATTACAGCAAGTGACTGCGAAGGCGCGGGAGAACTTTTCAATGTCACTAGTTTAGACTTGAAAAACGTTCCTCGCACAGAAAACCAAACAGTAGACTATAGTAAAGACTTCTTTGGTAGACCGACATATTTAACAGTTAGCGGTCAATTAGAAGCCGAAATCATGGCGATGGCATTTACCAACGTCTACACATTTGGCCCTACTTTCCGTGCCGAAAACTCCAATACCTCTCGCCACTTAGCAGAATTCTGGATGATTGAACCAGAAATGGCTTTTTGCGATCTCCACGGTGATATGGATTTAGCTGAAGAGTTTCTCAAACATATATTCAAATATGTGATGGAAAAATGTCCAGAAGACATGGAATTTTTTAACCAGCGCATTGATAACACTGTGGTTGCAACGGCAGATAATATTATTAACAATCAATTTGAACGCATTACTTATACAGAAGCAATCAAACTTTTAGAAAAAGCTGATGTTAAGTTTGAATATCCGGTTAGTTGGGGCTTAGATTTGCAATCAGAACATGAACGCTATCTCTGCGAGCAAATGTTCAAAAAGCCAGTTATTGTTACCGACTATCCAACTCAAATAAAAGCCTTTTATATGCGCTTAAATGACGATGAAAAAACTGTAGCCGCAATGGATATTCTCGCGCCCAAAATTGGTGAAATTATCGGGGGATCGCAGCGTGAAGAACGACTAGAAGTGTTGGAAAAGCGGATACAAGCGCAAGGAATGAAGCCAGAAGATTTGTGGTGGTATCTTGACTTACGTCGTTATGGTACAGTGCCTCATGCTGGCTTTGGATTGGGATTTGAAAGACTTGTGCAATTTATGACAGGAATGGGAAATATCCGTGATGTGATCCCCTTCCCACGCACACCAGAAAATGCGGAGTTTTAA
- the apcD gene encoding allophycocyanin subunit alpha-B, giving the protein MTVVSQVILKADDELRYPSSGELKSIKDFLQTGEQRVRIANTLAENEKKIVQEATKQLWQKRPDFIAPGGNAYGERQRALCIRDFGWYLRLITYGVLAGDKEPIEKIGLVGVREMYNSLGVPVPGMVEAINCLKKASLDLLTAEDAIEAAPYFDYIIQAMS; this is encoded by the coding sequence ATGACTGTAGTAAGCCAAGTTATTCTCAAAGCCGACGACGAACTGCGTTATCCCAGCAGTGGTGAACTCAAAAGTATTAAAGACTTTTTGCAAACAGGTGAACAACGGGTACGTATTGCCAACACCCTGGCTGAAAACGAAAAAAAAATCGTGCAGGAAGCTACTAAACAGCTTTGGCAGAAGCGCCCCGACTTTATTGCGCCAGGAGGCAATGCTTACGGAGAGCGCCAGCGTGCTCTATGTATCCGCGACTTTGGCTGGTACTTGCGCCTAATTACCTATGGCGTGCTTGCTGGTGATAAAGAACCAATTGAAAAAATTGGTTTGGTAGGCGTTCGGGAAATGTACAATTCTCTGGGCGTTCCCGTGCCTGGAATGGTTGAAGCCATTAACTGTTTGAAGAAAGCCTCCCTGGATCTACTCACTGCTGAAGACGCCATCGAAGCTGCCCCTTACTTTGATTACATCATCCAAGCAATGTCTTAA